A single genomic interval of Musa acuminata AAA Group cultivar baxijiao chromosome BXJ3-4, Cavendish_Baxijiao_AAA, whole genome shotgun sequence harbors:
- the LOC135582514 gene encoding binding partner of ACD11 1-like isoform X6, which produces MAVKTVKVSNVSLSATMQDIKEFFSFSGDIEYVEMQSADEWSQIAYVTFKDSQGAETALLLSGATIVDLSVIIVPAPEYQVPPAASSPPVVDFMQKDDNASSSAGSAVQKAEDVVSSMLAKGFILGKDAVNKAKTFDEKHQLTSTASARVASFDKKIGLSEKISTGTSAVGEKFKEMDQKFQVSEKTKSAFAAAEQKVSSAGSAIMKNRYVFTGASWVTGAFNKVAKAASEVGSKTKEKVVAEQEHKTRSEDDFAEVHLSETPKAASAEHSSKPTSAQGLIL; this is translated from the exons ATGGCG GTGAAGACGGTGAAGGTTAGCAATGTCTCCCTAAGTGCCACAATGCAGGATATTAAAGAGTTCTTTTCCTTTTCTGGGGATATTGAATATGTTGAGATGCAAAG TGCGGATGAGTGGTCTCAAATTGCCTATGTCACGTTCAAAGATTCACAGGGAGCAGAAACGGCACTTCTTCTTTCG GGTGCAACAATAGTTGACCTATCTGTGATTATTGTACCAGCTCCAGAATACCAAGTGCCTCCAGCTGCTTCATCTCCTCCTGTGGTAGATTTCATG CAAAAAGATGATAATGCGAGCAGCAGTGCTGGATCTGCTGTTCAGAAGGCTGAAGATGTGGTTAGCAGCATGCTTGCCAAGGGTTTTATCTTGGGCAAAGATGCTGTCAATAAAGCCAAAACTTTTGATGAGAAGCATCAGCTGACTTCCACTGCAAGTGCCAGAGTTGCTTCTTTCGACAAGAAGATAGGGCTGAGTGAGAAAATCAGCACAGGCACTTCAGCTGTTGGGGAAAAATTCAAGGAAATGGATCAGAAATTTCAGGTTTCTGAGAAGACTAAATCAGCCTTCGCTGCTGCTGAACAAAAAGTTAGCAGTGCAGGGTCTGCGATCATGAAGAACAGATATGTCTTCACCGGAGCATCATGGGTGACAGGTGCCTTCAATAAAGTTGCCAAGGCTGCTAGCGAAGTGGgatcaaaaacaaaagaaaaagttgTTGCCGAGCAAGAACACAAGACAAGGTCCGAGGATGACTTCGCCGAGGTTCATCTATCTGAGACTCCAAAAGCCGCATCTGCCGAGCATTCGTCCAAGCCTACGTCGGCCCAAGGATtgattctttga
- the LOC135582514 gene encoding binding partner of ACD11 1-like isoform X4, with protein sequence MAVSVFSSRSLLGRPIPSRFGAEISQVKTVKVSNVSLSATMQDIKEFFSFSGDIEYVEMQSADEWSQIAYVTFKDSQGAETALLLSGATIVDLSVIIVPAPEYQVPPAASSPPVQKDDNASSSAGSAVQKAEDVVSSMLAKGFILGKDAVNKAKTFDEKHQLTSTASARVASFDKKIGLSEKISTGTSAVGEKFKEMDQKFQVSEKTKSAFAAAEQKVSSAGSAIMKNRYVFTGASWVTGAFNKVAKAASEVGSKTKEKVVAEQEHKTRSEDDFAEVHLSETPKAASAEHSSKPTSAQGLIL encoded by the exons ATGGCGGTGAGTGTGTTCAGTTCACGATCCCTTCTTGGGCGCCCTATTCCTTCTCGTTTTGGTGCAGAAATTTCTCAG GTGAAGACGGTGAAGGTTAGCAATGTCTCCCTAAGTGCCACAATGCAGGATATTAAAGAGTTCTTTTCCTTTTCTGGGGATATTGAATATGTTGAGATGCAAAG TGCGGATGAGTGGTCTCAAATTGCCTATGTCACGTTCAAAGATTCACAGGGAGCAGAAACGGCACTTCTTCTTTCG GGTGCAACAATAGTTGACCTATCTGTGATTATTGTACCAGCTCCAGAATACCAAGTGCCTCCAGCTGCTTCATCTCCTCCTGTG CAAAAAGATGATAATGCGAGCAGCAGTGCTGGATCTGCTGTTCAGAAGGCTGAAGATGTGGTTAGCAGCATGCTTGCCAAGGGTTTTATCTTGGGCAAAGATGCTGTCAATAAAGCCAAAACTTTTGATGAGAAGCATCAGCTGACTTCCACTGCAAGTGCCAGAGTTGCTTCTTTCGACAAGAAGATAGGGCTGAGTGAGAAAATCAGCACAGGCACTTCAGCTGTTGGGGAAAAATTCAAGGAAATGGATCAGAAATTTCAGGTTTCTGAGAAGACTAAATCAGCCTTCGCTGCTGCTGAACAAAAAGTTAGCAGTGCAGGGTCTGCGATCATGAAGAACAGATATGTCTTCACCGGAGCATCATGGGTGACAGGTGCCTTCAATAAAGTTGCCAAGGCTGCTAGCGAAGTGGgatcaaaaacaaaagaaaaagttgTTGCCGAGCAAGAACACAAGACAAGGTCCGAGGATGACTTCGCCGAGGTTCATCTATCTGAGACTCCAAAAGCCGCATCTGCCGAGCATTCGTCCAAGCCTACGTCGGCCCAAGGATtgattctttga
- the LOC135582514 gene encoding binding partner of ACD11 1-like isoform X2, producing MAVSVFSSRSLLGRPIPSRFGAEISQVKTVKVSNVSLSATMQDIKEFFSFSGDIEYVEMQSADEWSQIAYVTFKDSQGAETALLLSGATIVDLSVIIVPAPEYQVPPAASSPPVVDFMQKDDNASSSAGSAVQKAEDVVSSMLAKGFILGKDAVNKAKTFDEKHQLTSTASARVASFDKKIGLSEKISTGTSAVGEKFKEMDQKFQVSEKTKSAFAAAEQKVSSAGSAIMKNRYVFTGASWVTGAFNKVAKAASEVGSKTKEKVVAEQEHKTRSEDDFAEVHLSETPKAASAEHSSKPTSAQGLIL from the exons ATGGCGGTGAGTGTGTTCAGTTCACGATCCCTTCTTGGGCGCCCTATTCCTTCTCGTTTTGGTGCAGAAATTTCTCAG GTGAAGACGGTGAAGGTTAGCAATGTCTCCCTAAGTGCCACAATGCAGGATATTAAAGAGTTCTTTTCCTTTTCTGGGGATATTGAATATGTTGAGATGCAAAG TGCGGATGAGTGGTCTCAAATTGCCTATGTCACGTTCAAAGATTCACAGGGAGCAGAAACGGCACTTCTTCTTTCG GGTGCAACAATAGTTGACCTATCTGTGATTATTGTACCAGCTCCAGAATACCAAGTGCCTCCAGCTGCTTCATCTCCTCCTGTGGTAGATTTCATG CAAAAAGATGATAATGCGAGCAGCAGTGCTGGATCTGCTGTTCAGAAGGCTGAAGATGTGGTTAGCAGCATGCTTGCCAAGGGTTTTATCTTGGGCAAAGATGCTGTCAATAAAGCCAAAACTTTTGATGAGAAGCATCAGCTGACTTCCACTGCAAGTGCCAGAGTTGCTTCTTTCGACAAGAAGATAGGGCTGAGTGAGAAAATCAGCACAGGCACTTCAGCTGTTGGGGAAAAATTCAAGGAAATGGATCAGAAATTTCAGGTTTCTGAGAAGACTAAATCAGCCTTCGCTGCTGCTGAACAAAAAGTTAGCAGTGCAGGGTCTGCGATCATGAAGAACAGATATGTCTTCACCGGAGCATCATGGGTGACAGGTGCCTTCAATAAAGTTGCCAAGGCTGCTAGCGAAGTGGgatcaaaaacaaaagaaaaagttgTTGCCGAGCAAGAACACAAGACAAGGTCCGAGGATGACTTCGCCGAGGTTCATCTATCTGAGACTCCAAAAGCCGCATCTGCCGAGCATTCGTCCAAGCCTACGTCGGCCCAAGGATtgattctttga
- the LOC135582514 gene encoding binding partner of ACD11 1-like isoform X3, whose translation MAVSVFSSRSLLGRPIPSRFGAEISQVKTVKVSNVSLSATMQDIKEFFSFSGDIEYVEMQSADEWSQIAYVTFKDSQGAETALLLSVGATIVDLSVIIVPAPEYQVPPAASSPPVQKDDNASSSAGSAVQKAEDVVSSMLAKGFILGKDAVNKAKTFDEKHQLTSTASARVASFDKKIGLSEKISTGTSAVGEKFKEMDQKFQVSEKTKSAFAAAEQKVSSAGSAIMKNRYVFTGASWVTGAFNKVAKAASEVGSKTKEKVVAEQEHKTRSEDDFAEVHLSETPKAASAEHSSKPTSAQGLIL comes from the exons ATGGCGGTGAGTGTGTTCAGTTCACGATCCCTTCTTGGGCGCCCTATTCCTTCTCGTTTTGGTGCAGAAATTTCTCAG GTGAAGACGGTGAAGGTTAGCAATGTCTCCCTAAGTGCCACAATGCAGGATATTAAAGAGTTCTTTTCCTTTTCTGGGGATATTGAATATGTTGAGATGCAAAG TGCGGATGAGTGGTCTCAAATTGCCTATGTCACGTTCAAAGATTCACAGGGAGCAGAAACGGCACTTCTTCTTTCGGTG GGTGCAACAATAGTTGACCTATCTGTGATTATTGTACCAGCTCCAGAATACCAAGTGCCTCCAGCTGCTTCATCTCCTCCTGTG CAAAAAGATGATAATGCGAGCAGCAGTGCTGGATCTGCTGTTCAGAAGGCTGAAGATGTGGTTAGCAGCATGCTTGCCAAGGGTTTTATCTTGGGCAAAGATGCTGTCAATAAAGCCAAAACTTTTGATGAGAAGCATCAGCTGACTTCCACTGCAAGTGCCAGAGTTGCTTCTTTCGACAAGAAGATAGGGCTGAGTGAGAAAATCAGCACAGGCACTTCAGCTGTTGGGGAAAAATTCAAGGAAATGGATCAGAAATTTCAGGTTTCTGAGAAGACTAAATCAGCCTTCGCTGCTGCTGAACAAAAAGTTAGCAGTGCAGGGTCTGCGATCATGAAGAACAGATATGTCTTCACCGGAGCATCATGGGTGACAGGTGCCTTCAATAAAGTTGCCAAGGCTGCTAGCGAAGTGGgatcaaaaacaaaagaaaaagttgTTGCCGAGCAAGAACACAAGACAAGGTCCGAGGATGACTTCGCCGAGGTTCATCTATCTGAGACTCCAAAAGCCGCATCTGCCGAGCATTCGTCCAAGCCTACGTCGGCCCAAGGATtgattctttga
- the LOC135582514 gene encoding binding partner of ACD11 1-like isoform X1, with translation MAVSVFSSRSLLGRPIPSRFGAEISQVKTVKVSNVSLSATMQDIKEFFSFSGDIEYVEMQSADEWSQIAYVTFKDSQGAETALLLSVGATIVDLSVIIVPAPEYQVPPAASSPPVVDFMQKDDNASSSAGSAVQKAEDVVSSMLAKGFILGKDAVNKAKTFDEKHQLTSTASARVASFDKKIGLSEKISTGTSAVGEKFKEMDQKFQVSEKTKSAFAAAEQKVSSAGSAIMKNRYVFTGASWVTGAFNKVAKAASEVGSKTKEKVVAEQEHKTRSEDDFAEVHLSETPKAASAEHSSKPTSAQGLIL, from the exons ATGGCGGTGAGTGTGTTCAGTTCACGATCCCTTCTTGGGCGCCCTATTCCTTCTCGTTTTGGTGCAGAAATTTCTCAG GTGAAGACGGTGAAGGTTAGCAATGTCTCCCTAAGTGCCACAATGCAGGATATTAAAGAGTTCTTTTCCTTTTCTGGGGATATTGAATATGTTGAGATGCAAAG TGCGGATGAGTGGTCTCAAATTGCCTATGTCACGTTCAAAGATTCACAGGGAGCAGAAACGGCACTTCTTCTTTCGGTG GGTGCAACAATAGTTGACCTATCTGTGATTATTGTACCAGCTCCAGAATACCAAGTGCCTCCAGCTGCTTCATCTCCTCCTGTGGTAGATTTCATG CAAAAAGATGATAATGCGAGCAGCAGTGCTGGATCTGCTGTTCAGAAGGCTGAAGATGTGGTTAGCAGCATGCTTGCCAAGGGTTTTATCTTGGGCAAAGATGCTGTCAATAAAGCCAAAACTTTTGATGAGAAGCATCAGCTGACTTCCACTGCAAGTGCCAGAGTTGCTTCTTTCGACAAGAAGATAGGGCTGAGTGAGAAAATCAGCACAGGCACTTCAGCTGTTGGGGAAAAATTCAAGGAAATGGATCAGAAATTTCAGGTTTCTGAGAAGACTAAATCAGCCTTCGCTGCTGCTGAACAAAAAGTTAGCAGTGCAGGGTCTGCGATCATGAAGAACAGATATGTCTTCACCGGAGCATCATGGGTGACAGGTGCCTTCAATAAAGTTGCCAAGGCTGCTAGCGAAGTGGgatcaaaaacaaaagaaaaagttgTTGCCGAGCAAGAACACAAGACAAGGTCCGAGGATGACTTCGCCGAGGTTCATCTATCTGAGACTCCAAAAGCCGCATCTGCCGAGCATTCGTCCAAGCCTACGTCGGCCCAAGGATtgattctttga
- the LOC135582514 gene encoding binding partner of ACD11 1-like isoform X5, whose product MAVKTVKVSNVSLSATMQDIKEFFSFSGDIEYVEMQSADEWSQIAYVTFKDSQGAETALLLSVGATIVDLSVIIVPAPEYQVPPAASSPPVVDFMQKDDNASSSAGSAVQKAEDVVSSMLAKGFILGKDAVNKAKTFDEKHQLTSTASARVASFDKKIGLSEKISTGTSAVGEKFKEMDQKFQVSEKTKSAFAAAEQKVSSAGSAIMKNRYVFTGASWVTGAFNKVAKAASEVGSKTKEKVVAEQEHKTRSEDDFAEVHLSETPKAASAEHSSKPTSAQGLIL is encoded by the exons ATGGCG GTGAAGACGGTGAAGGTTAGCAATGTCTCCCTAAGTGCCACAATGCAGGATATTAAAGAGTTCTTTTCCTTTTCTGGGGATATTGAATATGTTGAGATGCAAAG TGCGGATGAGTGGTCTCAAATTGCCTATGTCACGTTCAAAGATTCACAGGGAGCAGAAACGGCACTTCTTCTTTCGGTG GGTGCAACAATAGTTGACCTATCTGTGATTATTGTACCAGCTCCAGAATACCAAGTGCCTCCAGCTGCTTCATCTCCTCCTGTGGTAGATTTCATG CAAAAAGATGATAATGCGAGCAGCAGTGCTGGATCTGCTGTTCAGAAGGCTGAAGATGTGGTTAGCAGCATGCTTGCCAAGGGTTTTATCTTGGGCAAAGATGCTGTCAATAAAGCCAAAACTTTTGATGAGAAGCATCAGCTGACTTCCACTGCAAGTGCCAGAGTTGCTTCTTTCGACAAGAAGATAGGGCTGAGTGAGAAAATCAGCACAGGCACTTCAGCTGTTGGGGAAAAATTCAAGGAAATGGATCAGAAATTTCAGGTTTCTGAGAAGACTAAATCAGCCTTCGCTGCTGCTGAACAAAAAGTTAGCAGTGCAGGGTCTGCGATCATGAAGAACAGATATGTCTTCACCGGAGCATCATGGGTGACAGGTGCCTTCAATAAAGTTGCCAAGGCTGCTAGCGAAGTGGgatcaaaaacaaaagaaaaagttgTTGCCGAGCAAGAACACAAGACAAGGTCCGAGGATGACTTCGCCGAGGTTCATCTATCTGAGACTCCAAAAGCCGCATCTGCCGAGCATTCGTCCAAGCCTACGTCGGCCCAAGGATtgattctttga